A region of Periophthalmus magnuspinnatus isolate fPerMag1 chromosome 13, fPerMag1.2.pri, whole genome shotgun sequence DNA encodes the following proteins:
- the LOC129456756 gene encoding CD209 antigen-like protein D yields MRTNAADTGGRAIRLVIVSFGVLCMLQASLNVGLRLFLNMSHQNLSEERDELHKMYSHNVNENVSYFRGSFYYASEMKRTWEESRSYCQEHGADLIVINSKEEQEFVKIFPGRLWIGLSDRETEGVWKWVDGSPLTISSWMSGEPNDGNDNEDCIGILAITRKWNDLPCDKKEPCLCELKF; encoded by the exons ATGAGAACCAACGCTGCAGACACAG GAGGAAGAGCGATCAGACTGGTCATCGTCAGCTTCGGAGTCCTGTGCATGCTACAAGCGTCTCTCAATGTCGGTCTACGTCTAT TCCTCAACATGAGTCACCAAAACCTGTCTGAAGAAAGAGATGagctacacaaaatgtattcac ATAACGTAAATGAGAACGTCTCATACTTCAGAGGAAGCTTCTATTATGCTTCCGAGATGAAGCGTACctgggaggagagcaggagctACTGTCAGGAACACGGGGCTGATCTCATTGTCATTAACAGCAAAGAGGAGCAG GAGTTTGTTAAAATATTTCCAGGTCGCTTATGGATTGGATTGAGTGATCGTGAGACTGAAGGAGTTTGGAAATGGGTGGATGGATCCCCACTCACTATAAG ttcttggATGTCTGGAGAACCAAATGATGGTAATGATAATGAAGATTGCATTGGAATTCTGGCTATTACTAGAAAATGGAATGATTTGCCCTGTGATAAAAAAGAGCCGTGTCTTTGTGAActgaaattttga